Proteins encoded within one genomic window of Citrobacter amalonaticus Y19:
- the ygfM gene encoding molybdopterin-dependent oxidoreductase FAD-binding subunit, with protein MIEQFFRPDSVDQALELKRRYQEEAVWFAGGSKLNATPTRTDKQIAISLQDLELEWIDWDNGALRIGAMTRLQPLHDARYLPAALREAIGFIYSRHLRNQSTLGGEIAAQQKESVLLPVLLALDAKLVFGDGETLSLESYLASPHDRLITEVIIKDPFRPCATRKVSRSQAGLTVVTAAVALTEHGGVCIALDGVADKAQRLRDVETQTREGTELEQAVANAIFPQDDIRGSAAYKRYITGVVVADLYADCLMAGEDVV; from the coding sequence CGACTCCGTTGACCAGGCGCTGGAACTCAAGCGCCGCTATCAGGAGGAGGCCGTCTGGTTTGCCGGGGGCAGCAAACTTAACGCCACGCCAACGCGTACCGATAAGCAGATTGCCATTTCATTGCAGGATCTGGAACTGGAGTGGATCGACTGGGACAATGGCGCATTGCGTATTGGGGCGATGACTCGCCTGCAACCGCTACACGACGCCCGCTATCTCCCGGCGGCACTGCGGGAGGCGATTGGCTTTATCTACTCACGCCATTTACGCAACCAGTCAACCCTCGGCGGTGAGATTGCCGCACAACAGAAAGAGTCCGTGTTACTTCCCGTCCTGCTGGCGCTGGACGCTAAACTGGTTTTTGGCGATGGCGAAACCCTGTCGCTGGAAAGCTATCTCGCCTCCCCGCACGATCGCCTGATCACCGAAGTTATCATTAAAGATCCCTTCCGCCCTTGCGCCACCCGCAAAGTGAGCCGTTCACAGGCCGGACTCACCGTCGTGACGGCGGCGGTCGCGTTAACCGAACACGGGGGGGTTTGCATCGCACTGGACGGCGTGGCGGACAAAGCACAACGCCTGCGTGATGTGGAAACACAAACACGCGAAGGTACGGAACTGGAGCAGGCGGTCGCTAACGCCATATTCCCACAGGATGATATTCGGGGCAGCGCTGCCTATAAGCGCTACATCACCGGCGTGGTCGTGGCCGATCTGTATGCCGACTGCCTGATGGCCGGGGAGGACGTTGTATGA